One Polaribacter sp. SA4-12 genomic window carries:
- a CDS encoding NAD(P)/FAD-dependent oxidoreductase: protein MKVDYIIVGLGLAGLAFVEELIAAKKTFLVFEDDSQTSSLVAGGVYNPVILKRFTSVWNGTEQLELALPFYKGLEEKLNITVDQKFVIKKSFKSIEDQNNWFSVLDKPRLVDYLDPKLDKQNYNGVLADFSFGNVNKTGRIDTAKLITAYRTYLESDNLIRFEQFKHDDLNIEKEFITYKDITASKIVFCEGFGVTQNPYFNYLPINEAKGELLTIHAPELNIDFLLKSTLFVLPLGDNLYKVGATFNWTDKTSEPSEAGKEELVEKLKKVITIPYTIVSQSAGIRPTVSGRRPLVGIHPEESKLIVLNGLGTRGVMIAPTVAKNLFNHLEVGESLDDEINIDRFKHLNKWLS from the coding sequence ATGAAAGTAGATTACATAATTGTTGGTTTAGGTTTAGCAGGTTTAGCTTTTGTTGAAGAGTTAATTGCAGCAAAAAAAACATTCTTAGTATTTGAAGATGATTCTCAAACATCTTCTTTAGTTGCTGGTGGTGTTTATAACCCTGTTATTTTAAAAAGATTTACATCTGTTTGGAATGGTACAGAACAATTAGAATTGGCACTTCCTTTTTATAAAGGTTTAGAAGAGAAATTAAACATAACTGTTGATCAAAAGTTTGTTATTAAAAAATCTTTTAAATCTATTGAAGACCAAAATAATTGGTTTTCTGTTTTAGATAAACCAAGATTGGTAGATTATTTAGATCCTAAATTAGATAAACAAAATTATAACGGAGTTTTGGCTGATTTTAGTTTTGGTAATGTGAACAAAACAGGTAGAATTGATACAGCAAAACTAATAACTGCTTACAGAACATATTTAGAATCTGATAACTTAATTCGTTTTGAACAGTTTAAACATGATGATTTAAACATTGAAAAAGAGTTTATAACTTACAAAGATATTACAGCTTCAAAAATTGTTTTTTGTGAAGGTTTTGGAGTTACACAGAATCCATATTTTAATTATTTACCAATAAATGAGGCAAAAGGAGAATTATTGACAATTCATGCTCCTGAATTAAATATCGACTTTCTTTTAAAATCTACTCTTTTTGTATTGCCTTTGGGTGATAACTTATACAAAGTAGGAGCTACTTTTAATTGGACAGACAAAACATCTGAACCATCGGAAGCAGGAAAAGAAGAGTTGGTAGAAAAACTGAAAAAGGTAATTACTATTCCATATACAATTGTTTCTCAATCTGCAGGAATCAGACCAACAGTTTCCGGTAGAAGACCTTTGGTTGGTATTCATCCGGAAGAATCGAAATTAATAGTTTTAAACGGTTTAGGAACTCGTGGTGTAATGATTGCACCAACTGTTGCTAAAAACCTCTTTAATCACTTAGAAGTTGGGGAAAGCTTAGATGATGAAATAAATATTGATCGTTTTAAGCATTTAAACAAGTGGCTGTCTTAA
- the gldN gene encoding type IX secretion system ring protein PorN/GldN, translated as MFKNCLILFFALMISGSINAQANLLNAKKVEQIGVKNQQQVAADNDAPIPYGYVDDRDVLWSKVVWEFIDLNQKINLPYYFPIDTTNISSDRRSLFDTLIKGIKQGKIKEAYSDSFFTSKITQNEIDTRMSSIREENGYSDTIRLQTQDVEGYMIKGMWYFDKRQGELKYRLLALAPMGKDVQTLGVQDIEDEELYELFWVFFPSIRDVLHDAKVFNPKNASQPISFDHMLNARRFSSTIVREENIYGNRAISDYVRGNSLFQLLEANKIKEDIRNREMDMWNY; from the coding sequence ATGTTTAAAAATTGTTTAATATTATTTTTCGCTTTGATGATAAGTGGTTCAATAAATGCGCAAGCAAACTTATTGAATGCTAAAAAGGTTGAGCAAATAGGAGTGAAAAATCAGCAACAAGTAGCTGCAGATAATGATGCGCCTATTCCTTACGGATACGTAGATGATAGAGATGTATTATGGTCTAAAGTGGTTTGGGAATTTATTGATTTAAATCAAAAAATAAATTTACCTTATTATTTTCCAATTGATACTACAAATATCTCTTCAGACAGAAGATCTTTATTTGATACATTGATTAAAGGAATTAAACAGGGTAAAATAAAAGAAGCATATTCAGATTCTTTCTTTACATCTAAAATCACTCAAAACGAGATCGACACTAGAATGTCTAGTATTAGAGAAGAGAATGGTTATAGTGATACAATTAGACTTCAAACACAAGATGTAGAAGGGTATATGATTAAAGGAATGTGGTATTTTGATAAACGTCAAGGTGAGTTAAAATACAGATTGTTAGCATTAGCACCAATGGGTAAAGATGTACAAACTTTAGGAGTTCAAGATATTGAAGATGAAGAATTGTATGAGTTATTTTGGGTTTTCTTTCCTTCAATAAGAGATGTTTTACATGATGCTAAAGTTTTTAATCCAAAAAACGCTTCACAGCCAATTTCTTTTGATCACATGTTAAATGCTAGAAGGTTTAGCAGTACAATTGTTAGAGAAGAAAATATTTATGGTAACAGGGCTATTTCAGATTATGTTAGAGGTAACTCTTTATTCCAATTATTAGAAGCTAATAAAATTAAAGAAGACATTAGAAACAGAGAAATGGATATGTGGAATTACTAG
- the gldM gene encoding type IX secretion system motor protein PorM/GldM, which yields MAGGKMSARQKMINLMYLVFIAMLAMNMSKEVLSAFGFMNEKLTENNISTTTKNNEAYANLATKASEQAAKFGPLKVQADKIKSYSTNFYSYLEELKGKMTSDLDDMQDYESMDQTAFLDEYFFKGDKFTKEGQEFLDNINGYRTDVSSVLGTDSKFIPVLTKRFSTEDVVNKETKIAVPFLNARFEGFPLVASLTGLTQMQADIKNTESDIVADLLGGKLEEALSLTNYKGIVALEKNAYFAGEKVTGKIVLGRYDATMVPDNVTLNGRDYKNIQSGQVIIDMPAGNVGNHDIKGTISFTQDGEVVGVPFESSYSVIPEPSNAVVSADKMNVVYRGLQNPISVSLPGVSDNNLRVSASGGTLTGGKGKYSIRPGAGKIATINVSAKLSSGKTVNSKATFRIKDIPAAMGSVRGQYGTVRMPKSGLSNAPIAAGLPDFEFDLKIKVQSFKIKVPGQLTIIVNGSKLNAAAKQKLSKAKRGDIINIYGIKATANGYNLKKVLPVNIELTN from the coding sequence ATGGCAGGAGGAAAAATGTCCGCAAGACAGAAAATGATAAACTTAATGTACCTTGTTTTTATTGCAATGTTAGCAATGAATATGAGTAAAGAAGTTTTATCTGCTTTTGGTTTTATGAATGAAAAGTTGACTGAAAATAATATTTCAACTACAACAAAAAATAATGAAGCTTACGCTAATTTAGCTACTAAGGCTTCTGAGCAAGCAGCTAAATTTGGTCCATTAAAAGTTCAAGCTGATAAGATTAAAAGTTATTCAACAAATTTTTACTCTTATTTAGAGGAGTTGAAAGGTAAAATGACTTCTGATTTAGATGATATGCAAGATTATGAATCTATGGATCAAACAGCTTTTTTAGATGAGTATTTCTTCAAAGGAGATAAATTCACAAAAGAAGGTCAAGAATTTTTAGATAATATTAATGGGTATAGAACTGATGTTTCTTCTGTTTTAGGGACAGATAGTAAGTTTATTCCTGTTTTAACTAAAAGGTTTTCTACAGAAGATGTAGTTAATAAAGAAACAAAAATAGCTGTTCCTTTTTTAAATGCGAGATTTGAAGGTTTTCCTTTAGTAGCTTCTTTAACTGGTTTAACTCAAATGCAAGCAGATATTAAGAATACAGAAAGTGATATTGTTGCAGATTTATTAGGAGGTAAATTAGAAGAGGCATTATCATTAACTAACTACAAAGGAATAGTTGCGTTAGAAAAAAATGCTTATTTCGCAGGAGAAAAAGTGACAGGTAAAATTGTTTTAGGTCGTTATGATGCTACTATGGTTCCCGATAATGTTACTTTAAACGGTAGAGATTACAAAAATATTCAATCCGGCCAAGTAATTATAGATATGCCTGCAGGAAATGTTGGTAATCATGATATTAAAGGAACAATTTCTTTTACTCAAGATGGTGAAGTTGTAGGTGTGCCTTTTGAAAGTTCTTATTCTGTTATTCCAGAACCAAGTAATGCTGTAGTTTCTGCAGATAAAATGAATGTTGTTTATAGAGGTTTGCAAAATCCTATTTCAGTTTCTTTACCAGGTGTTAGTGATAACAATTTAAGAGTTTCTGCAAGTGGAGGAACTTTAACTGGAGGTAAAGGAAAATATAGTATTAGACCAGGAGCAGGGAAAATAGCAACGATTAATGTTAGTGCCAAGTTAAGTAGTGGGAAAACGGTTAATTCTAAAGCTACTTTCAGAATTAAAGATATACCAGCTGCTATGGGATCTGTAAGAGGACAATATGGAACTGTAAGAATGCCTAAGTCAGGTTTGTCTAATGCACCAATTGCAGCAGGTTTACCAGATTTTGAATTCGATTTAAAAATTAAAGTTCAGAGTTTTAAAATTAAAGTACCAGGTCAATTAACTATTATTGTGAATGGATCTAAATTAAACGCTGCAGCAAAGCAAAAGCTGTCTAAAGCGAAAAGGGGAGATATCATTAATATTTATGGTATTAAAGCTACAGCTAACGGGTATAACCTTAAAAAAGTATTACCAGTTAATATAGAGTTAACAAATTAG
- a CDS encoding DUF983 domain-containing protein, whose protein sequence is MFKKGTKLYSIVNAKCPRCHEGDFFEHKITYNPSKITKLHDNCPKCNLKYMMEPSFFYGAMYVNYGITVALSVATFVITMGILNFSLLQCFTAIIAVLLVLAPINMRLSRIIWINMFVSYDENISKKEIK, encoded by the coding sequence ATGTTTAAAAAAGGAACCAAGTTATATAGCATTGTAAATGCGAAGTGTCCAAGATGTCATGAAGGTGATTTTTTTGAGCATAAAATCACATACAACCCAAGTAAAATAACGAAGTTACACGATAATTGCCCAAAGTGTAATTTAAAATACATGATGGAACCTTCTTTCTTTTATGGAGCTATGTACGTAAATTACGGAATAACAGTTGCACTTTCTGTTGCAACTTTTGTAATTACAATGGGAATCCTAAATTTTTCTCTATTACAATGTTTCACTGCAATTATTGCTGTGCTACTCGTTTTAGCACCAATTAACATGCGTTTATCAAGAATTATTTGGATAAATATGTTTGTTTCTTACGATGAAAATATTTCTAAAAAAGAAATAAAATAA
- a CDS encoding ABC-F family ATP-binding cassette domain-containing protein: protein MLNVHNLTVSFMGTELFSGITFKLNKGDRIGLIGKNGAGKSTLLKVLSKDIESSGTMAFDKDVQIGFLRQDIDFVEGRTILEEAYQAFEEIKEIELKLDEINEQLATRTDYESEGYSQLIHDLTDLTERYELLGGYNYQGDTEKILQGLGFQREDFDKLTSTFSGGWRMRIELAKLLLQNNDILLLDEPTNHLDIESIIWLENFLKSYSGAIVLVSHDKMFLDNVTNRTIEISLGQIYDYKKPYSQFLVLRAEIKEKQLQAQKNQEKEIKQKQHLINKFKAKASKASMAQSLMKQLDKVELIEVDQDDNQAMNVRFAISKEPGKIIVEAEKLCKSYGDKHVLEDVDLLIEKNSKIAFVGQNGQGKSTLAKMMVGEIPFKGHLKLGHNVEIGYFAQNQSEELPPEKTVLEIMEDAATDGNRMRVRDMLGSFLFGGDAVDKKAKVLSGGERNRLALCKLLLQPFNVLIMDEPTNHLDIASKTVLKEALRSFNGTLIVVSHDRDFLQGLTSSVYGFKDKVIKEYLGDIDYFLEQHKIENLREAEKRTVVKVDKDSSKKESHQLSREQEKQLKKLKNKLSNIETEIADLEGEIAKIDLELAQNYDEVSARPNFFEKYKAKKAKLDSLMEQWEKVEAEVSNFS, encoded by the coding sequence ATGCTAAACGTACACAACTTAACGGTTTCCTTTATGGGAACTGAATTATTTTCAGGAATTACTTTTAAACTTAATAAAGGTGATAGAATTGGTCTTATTGGTAAAAATGGGGCAGGAAAATCTACGCTTTTAAAAGTGCTTTCTAAAGATATAGAAAGCAGTGGTACAATGGCTTTCGATAAAGATGTTCAGATTGGTTTTTTAAGACAAGATATTGATTTTGTTGAAGGAAGAACAATTTTGGAAGAAGCGTATCAAGCTTTTGAAGAAATTAAAGAAATTGAATTAAAACTCGATGAAATTAATGAGCAATTAGCAACTAGAACCGATTACGAAAGTGAAGGTTACAGTCAGTTAATTCATGATTTAACAGACTTAACTGAGCGTTATGAATTGCTTGGTGGTTACAATTATCAAGGAGATACAGAGAAAATATTACAAGGTTTAGGTTTTCAGAGAGAAGATTTTGATAAATTAACTAGTACTTTTTCTGGAGGTTGGAGAATGCGTATTGAATTGGCAAAACTACTTTTACAGAATAATGATATTCTTTTATTAGATGAGCCAACAAATCACTTAGATATTGAATCTATTATTTGGTTAGAGAATTTTTTAAAGTCTTATTCTGGTGCAATTGTATTAGTATCGCATGATAAAATGTTTTTAGATAATGTAACGAATAGAACTATCGAGATTTCTTTAGGTCAGATTTATGATTATAAAAAACCATATTCTCAATTCTTAGTATTAAGAGCAGAAATTAAGGAAAAACAATTACAAGCGCAGAAAAATCAAGAGAAAGAAATAAAACAGAAACAGCATTTAATAAATAAGTTTAAAGCGAAAGCTAGTAAAGCTTCTATGGCGCAATCTTTAATGAAACAACTTGATAAAGTTGAATTAATTGAGGTTGACCAAGATGATAACCAAGCAATGAATGTTCGTTTTGCTATTTCTAAAGAACCTGGAAAAATTATTGTGGAAGCAGAGAAGTTGTGCAAGAGTTATGGAGATAAGCACGTTTTAGAAGATGTAGATTTATTAATTGAAAAAAATAGTAAAATTGCTTTTGTTGGTCAGAATGGACAAGGAAAATCTACTTTGGCAAAAATGATGGTTGGTGAAATTCCGTTTAAAGGTCATTTAAAACTAGGGCATAATGTAGAAATCGGTTATTTTGCTCAAAATCAATCTGAAGAATTACCACCAGAAAAAACAGTATTAGAAATCATGGAAGATGCTGCAACTGATGGAAACAGAATGCGCGTAAGAGATATGTTAGGTTCTTTCTTATTTGGTGGAGATGCAGTAGATAAAAAAGCAAAAGTACTTTCTGGAGGAGAAAGAAATAGGTTAGCTTTATGTAAATTATTATTACAACCATTTAATGTGTTGATAATGGATGAGCCAACCAATCACTTAGATATTGCTTCTAAAACAGTATTAAAAGAAGCTTTAAGAAGTTTTAATGGAACTTTAATTGTGGTTTCTCACGATAGAGATTTCTTACAAGGATTAACCTCTAGTGTTTATGGTTTTAAAGATAAAGTGATAAAAGAATATTTAGGTGATATTGATTATTTCTTAGAGCAACATAAAATTGAGAACCTTAGAGAGGCAGAAAAAAGAACAGTTGTAAAGGTTGATAAAGATTCTTCTAAAAAAGAATCACATCAATTATCTAGAGAGCAAGAAAAGCAATTGAAGAAATTGAAGAACAAGCTTTCTAATATAGAAACTGAAATTGCTGATTTAGAAGGTGAAATTGCAAAAATAGACTTAGAATT
- the gldL gene encoding type IX secretion system motor protein PorL/GldL produces the protein MAQSRTYKKTMNFVYGMGAAVVIIGALFKITHFHIGFLTGTLMLSIGLVTEALVFAISAFDTPEDDFDWSKVYPELGEDGFSVEKDEVGAQGLLSQKLDILLQEANIDAGLMESLGTSMKNFQGAAEGLSAASESISSTNKYNEQVSMAAVQMETLNNLYKVQVENTTKQSELNGAVVENTEKLKEQMESLAKNLSSLNGVYGGMLSAMSK, from the coding sequence ATGGCACAGTCAAGAACTTATAAAAAGACAATGAACTTCGTTTACGGAATGGGGGCAGCAGTTGTTATTATTGGAGCATTATTTAAAATTACACACTTTCATATTGGTTTTCTTACAGGAACATTAATGTTATCTATTGGTCTTGTAACTGAAGCATTGGTTTTTGCAATTTCAGCATTTGATACCCCAGAAGATGATTTTGATTGGTCTAAAGTATATCCTGAATTAGGCGAAGATGGTTTCTCTGTTGAAAAAGATGAAGTTGGAGCACAAGGTTTATTATCTCAAAAATTAGATATTTTATTACAAGAGGCTAATATTGATGCTGGTTTAATGGAGAGTTTAGGAACAAGCATGAAAAACTTTCAAGGAGCTGCAGAAGGATTATCTGCTGCATCAGAATCTATTTCATCTACAAATAAATATAATGAGCAAGTTTCTATGGCAGCAGTGCAAATGGAAACTTTAAATAACTTGTATAAAGTACAAGTAGAAAACACAACAAAGCAATCAGAATTAAATGGAGCTGTTGTTGAGAATACAGAGAAATTAAAAGAACAAATGGAGTCTTTAGCAAAAAACTTATCTTCTTTAAACGGAGTTTATGGAGGTATGCTTTCTGCAATGTCTAAATAA